In the genome of Spodoptera frugiperda isolate SF20-4 chromosome 22, AGI-APGP_CSIRO_Sfru_2.0, whole genome shotgun sequence, one region contains:
- the LOC118279782 gene encoding LOW QUALITY PROTEIN: 3-hydroxy-3-methylglutaryl-coenzyme A reductase (The sequence of the model RefSeq protein was modified relative to this genomic sequence to represent the inferred CDS: inserted 1 base in 1 codon), producing the protein MKVWGAHGEFCARHQWEVIVATLALLACAASVERNGPGNRSEHCAGWARACPGLEAEYQAADAVIMTFVRCAALLYAYYQISNLHKIASKYLLIIAGVFSTFASFIFTSALASLFWSELASIKDAPFLFLLVADVARGARMAKAGWSAGEDQGKRVGRALSLLGPTATLDTLLAVLLVGVGALSGVPRLEHMCTFACLALLVDYLVFVTFYPACLSLVADFASGRKEISPDNPFSEADLKPNPVVQRVKMIMAAGLLCVHLTSRWPWSVDNGIIEGPTDTLTPASNDNVLLHSYVKWFSVSADYIVIATLLCALIIKFIFFEEHRSWIIDMNDMTVKEVIQEQARIKPKFSVGDDSNSDVSTQTEGVSEEEWPTLSPSSSAAKLNAKKRPMAECLEIYRSEGGCISLSDEEVVMLVEQSHIPLHRLEAVLGDPLRGVRLRRRVVGTRFQTELAIKQLPYLNYDYSKVLNACCENVIGYVGVPVGYAGPLVVDGKAYMIPMATTEGALVASTNRGAKAIGPKGVTSVVEDVGMTRAPAIKLPNVVRAHECRQWIDNKDNYALIKEAFDSTSRFARLQEIHIGVDGATLYLRFRATTGDAMGMNMVSKGAENALKLLKNYFPDMEVISLSGNYCSDKKAAAINWXKGRGKRVVCETTITSDNLRTIFKTDAKTLARCNKIKNLSGSALAGSIGGNNAHAANMVTAIYIATGQDPAQNVTSSNCSTNMECCGENGEDLYVTCTMPSLEVGTVGGGTILTGQGACLEILGVKGAGVRPAENSARLASLICATVLAGELSLMAALVNSDLVKSHMRHNRSTVNVQSVNVQPDTITLKVPTL; encoded by the exons ATGAAAGTTTGGGGGGCTCACGGAGAATTCTGCGCGCGACACCAATGGGAGGTGATCGTCGCTACCTTAGCCCTTCTAGCCTGCGCCGCCAGCGTTGAAAGAAATGGTCCAGGAAACAGATCGGAACACTGCGCAGGGTGGGCCCGCGCCTGCCCAGGACTCGAAGCAGAGTACCAGGCCGCTGACGCAGTGATCATGACCTTTGTCCGCTGCGCCGCCCTCCTCTACGCCTACTACCAAATCTCAAACCTCCACAAAATAGCCTCGAAGTATCTCCTCATCATCGCTGGCGTGTTCTCCACGTTCGCTAGCTTCATCTTCACCTCAGCTCTCGCCAGCTTGTTCTGGAGCGAGCTGGCGAGTATTAAGGATGCTCCGTTCCTATTTTTGCTGGTGGCTGATGTAGCTAGGGGCGCTAGGATGGCGAAGGCTGGGTGGTCTGCTGGAGAAGACCAAGGGAAGAGGGTTGGGAGAGCGCTGTCTTTGCTCGGCCCCACAGCAACTTTAGACACACTTCTCGCTGTTCTGTTAGTGGGAGTCGGAGCGCTGTCTGGCGTTCCTAGATTAGAACATATGTGCACATTCGCCTGCCTAGCTCTTTTAGTAGACTATTTAGTATTTGTGACATTCTACCCCGCCTGTCTGTCTTTAGTAGCGGATTTCGCTTCAGGACGCAAAGAAATATCGCCTGACAATCCTTTCTCTGAAGCTGACTTGAAACCAAACCCTGTTGTTCAGAGAGTGAAGATGATTATGGCCGCTGGTCTTCTGTGTGTGCACCTGACCAGTAGATGGCCTTGGAGCGTTGACAACGGGATCATAGAAGGTCCTACGGACACATTAACCCCTGCCTCGAATGACAACGTCCTCCTACATTCCTACGTGAAGTGGTTCTCAGTCTCCGCCGACTACATAGTTATAGCGACGCTACTGTGTGCCTTAATCATTAAATTCATATTCTTCGAAGAACATCGAAGCTGGATCATTGATATGAACGACATGACCGTCAAAGAAGTAATTCAAGAGCAAGCAAGAATCAAACCGAAATTCTCAGTAGGAGACGACTCTAACTCTGACGTGTCGACTCAGACAGAAGGAGTTTCGGAAGAGGAGTGGCCCACTCTCTCTCCAAGCTCTTCCGCAGCTAAATTGAACGCGAAGAAGCGTCCAATGGCTGAATGCCTCGAAATATACAGATCTGAAGGAGGCTGCATCTCTCTTAGTGACGAGGAAGTGGTGATGTTGGTGGAACAGTCTCATATACCTTTGCATCGGCTGGAGGCGGTGCTGGGCGACCCACTCCGCGGCGTCAGATTGCGCAGGAGAGTGGTCGGGACAAGATTCCAGACGGAACTAGCTATTAAACAACTGCCTTACTTAAATTACGATTATTCTAAAGTGCTGAATGCGTGTTGTGAAAATGTTATCGGTTATGTCGGAGTGCCGGTAGGATACGCCGGCCCGTTGGTCGTTGACGGCAAAGCTTACATGATACCGATGGCTACTACAGAGGGAGCTTTAGTTGCTTCTACGAATCGAGGAGCTAAAGCTATCGGTCCTAAAGGTGTAACGAGCGTCGTGGAAGATGTAGGAATGACGAGAGCGCCCGCAATCAAACTGCCAAACGTAGTCAGAGCGCACGAATGCAGACAATGGATAGACAATAAGGACAACTACGCCTTAATCAAAGAGGCCTTTGACTCCACGTCAAGATTCGCTCGTTTACAAGAGATCCACATAGGCGTGGACGGGGCAACACTGTACTTAAGATTTAGAGCGACAACAGGAGACGCTATGGGCATGAACATGGTCTCCAAAGGCGCAGAAAACGCCTTAAAACTCCTCAAAAACTACTTCCCTGACATGGAAGTCATTAGCTTATCAGGAAACTACTGTTCTGACAAAAAGGCAGCAGCCATTAATT GTAAAGGAAGAGGGAAACGGGTGGTCTGCGAGACTACTATAACCAGTGACAATTTGAGGACTATCTTCAAAACTGACGCTAAAACTCTGGCGAGGTGTAACAAGATTAAGAATCTCTCGGGGTCTGCTTTGGCCGGGTCCATTGGGGGTAATAATGCCCACGCAGCGAATATGGTGACCGCCATTTACATAGCAACGGGGCAGGACCCAGCTCAGAATGTCACCAGCTCGAATTGTTCCACAAATATGGAGTGCTGTGGCGAAAATGGGGAGGATCTTTACGTGACTTGCACCATGCCTTCTTTGGAAGTGGGTACTGTCGGTGGTGGCACGATTTTGACGGGCCAAGGCGCTTGTCTAGAGATCCTGGGCGTCAAAGGAGCTGGGGTACGCCCGGCAGAGAACTCAGCAAGACTAGCTTCCTTGATCTGCGCCACCGTACTAGCTGGCGAACTCAGCCTAATGGCTGCCCTCGTAAATTCAGATCTTGTCAAATCTCACATGCGACATAACCGTTCCACGGTAAACGTGCAATCGGTGAACGTTCAACCAGACACTATAACACTAAAAGTACCGACGTTATAA